A genomic stretch from Pontivivens ytuae includes:
- a CDS encoding MFS transporter translates to MRRPPALRNAGLRRLLLAQMPADFADWLDFVAIGALLAFTWQAEPFVFALLAVSIGAPYLLFGPLAGVVVDRVALRRVLILSNLLRGLVTAMMFLAPDWPVLLALVALRSGVDTFFTPAKQAAIQVLTGPAERTSANGLSHAINQASKIVAPALGGALLLQLDASEVFLVNAAVSILAAALALRLNLPGRAGAESRPSFGQDLRAGLNDIRGNAIVRAALLMMAAGYFAMFFYDTLIAPLIRSLGFTPTDLGLALASVGAGGVIGALGLALGPEPRRPFLWIGAGAFVAAVLVIWIGLAELGLAAMPRPVFLVIFGIVGFATALAVVPFRTILQNNVAEDRMGRVTALSEAANTLALLSAPFIGAAVAAVFGIGAAFVLGGAVMLLVAGAGVVLRNRR, encoded by the coding sequence ATGCGACGACCGCCCGCCCTCCGCAACGCAGGACTGCGCCGACTGCTCCTCGCGCAGATGCCCGCGGATTTCGCGGACTGGCTCGATTTCGTCGCGATCGGCGCGCTGCTGGCGTTCACCTGGCAGGCCGAGCCCTTCGTCTTCGCCCTGCTAGCGGTCAGCATTGGCGCACCGTACCTGCTGTTCGGTCCGCTCGCCGGCGTGGTCGTCGACCGGGTCGCCCTGCGCCGCGTGCTGATCCTGAGCAACCTACTGCGCGGCCTCGTGACGGCCATGATGTTCCTCGCGCCCGACTGGCCGGTGCTGCTGGCTCTCGTCGCGCTGCGCAGCGGGGTCGACACCTTCTTCACCCCCGCCAAGCAGGCGGCGATCCAGGTGCTGACAGGGCCGGCGGAGCGGACCTCCGCGAACGGTCTCAGCCACGCGATCAACCAGGCGTCCAAGATCGTGGCCCCGGCCCTCGGCGGCGCGCTGTTGCTGCAGCTCGATGCGTCGGAGGTCTTCCTCGTGAACGCAGCCGTATCGATCCTCGCCGCAGCGCTGGCCCTTCGGCTGAACCTGCCAGGCCGCGCGGGGGCGGAGAGCAGACCTTCGTTCGGACAGGACCTTCGCGCCGGGCTCAACGACATCCGGGGCAACGCCATCGTCCGTGCCGCACTGCTGATGATGGCCGCGGGGTACTTCGCGATGTTCTTCTACGACACGCTGATCGCACCTCTGATCCGCAGCCTCGGCTTCACCCCGACCGATCTGGGTCTTGCGCTCGCCTCCGTCGGTGCGGGCGGCGTGATCGGGGCGCTCGGGCTGGCGCTGGGGCCCGAGCCGCGCCGCCCCTTCCTCTGGATCGGCGCGGGCGCTTTCGTCGCAGCCGTGCTTGTCATCTGGATCGGACTGGCGGAGCTCGGCCTGGCCGCGATGCCGCGCCCCGTGTTCCTCGTCATCTTCGGGATCGTCGGCTTCGCCACCGCGCTCGCCGTGGTGCCGTTCCGCACGATCCTGCAAAACAACGTGGCCGAGGATCGGATGGGCCGGGTCACAGCACTCAGCGAGGCGGCGAACACGCTCGCCCTCCTCTCCGCCCCGTTCATCGGCGCGGCCGTGGCGGCGGTTTTCGGGATCGGCGCCGCCTTCGTTCTGGGCGGCGCCGTCATGCTCCTCGTCGCGGGCGCGGGCGTTGTCCTGCGCAACCGCCGCTAG